One part of the Deinococcus humi genome encodes these proteins:
- a CDS encoding EAL domain-containing protein, with protein sequence MQSLCDQLLGQARALRGEDDLRAILLFEQVVVLARKQNTPTTLADALNGLAGLEHARGDSPGALLHLEEALAIREAAQDHEGAAVVLCNLGAVYLDLGSFNTALEHLLRAQATSLETTPARAAVMAGNLARTYDALNMRGEALACSTQALQLTQNAGLDTAEAAVSINHADLLRRHGDFAQAGALLERALALVERCGILTASAFQGLGQLRRDEDRLPEALSAFQSALHFAEEEQDLDAILEARCGVAQTLLLLERPQETFALLEAALRDAQTSGRARTYVGALKLRARATEQYGDLKEALTRWQQAHAAETEVLRAEAERRTMELTARGELEKARARLEREQARYEAERDAKEKQAREQMVRLKELERLALYDALTQLPNRLLLSERVNAALKSAAQQGKQVTIGVLDLNKFKQVNDTHGHQTGDLLLQQVAQRLTDAVDFSHTVARTGGDEFVVLMPGVDDRDTHEVARRLLQVFDDRFYLDGIELAMRPSLGLARYPQDASDMAGLLERADHAMYRAKARGSGFEFGDVSVGLAPATLEAALHGALRAGEMHLEYQPLEDDGGRWTAVEALLRWRSPIYGNVTPDQFMPLAERSGLSLSLGEWTLKQACAELARWPSLLVAVNISARQLADPGLPHHVQRALQEAGVAPERLALEVREEEVARAPERSHLALAELRALGVQLTLDDFGGGHANFAGLPQLPVHAVKLDRALVHGMETGARELALVQAVTDLARALDLIVIAKGVETSAQRTHLKAMGVRRLQGFLVAAPLSLDAFRRYMNAHVGTSVRSESLAS encoded by the coding sequence ATGCAGAGCTTGTGTGATCAGCTTCTGGGTCAAGCCCGGGCCTTACGGGGGGAAGATGACCTGCGGGCCATCCTGCTCTTTGAACAGGTGGTGGTGCTGGCCCGGAAACAGAACACGCCCACCACACTCGCCGATGCGCTCAACGGCTTGGCGGGTCTGGAACACGCCCGTGGCGACAGTCCCGGCGCGCTGCTGCACCTCGAAGAAGCGCTCGCAATACGGGAAGCGGCGCAAGACCATGAGGGCGCGGCAGTCGTGCTGTGCAACCTCGGCGCCGTTTATCTGGACCTGGGAAGCTTCAACACAGCGCTGGAGCACCTGTTGCGTGCGCAGGCAACCTCACTGGAGACGACGCCGGCGCGCGCGGCGGTGATGGCTGGCAACCTCGCCCGGACCTATGACGCCCTCAATATGCGCGGTGAAGCCCTGGCCTGCTCGACACAGGCGCTGCAACTGACGCAAAACGCTGGACTGGACACTGCTGAGGCTGCGGTGTCTATCAACCACGCAGATCTGCTGCGTCGCCACGGCGACTTTGCGCAGGCGGGCGCATTACTGGAACGGGCCCTTGCCCTGGTCGAACGCTGCGGCATCCTGACCGCCAGCGCATTCCAGGGCCTGGGCCAGCTGCGCCGCGACGAGGACCGCCTGCCTGAAGCGCTGAGTGCCTTTCAGTCTGCGCTTCACTTCGCTGAGGAGGAACAGGATCTCGATGCGATTCTGGAGGCGCGCTGCGGAGTCGCGCAGACCCTGCTGCTGCTGGAGCGGCCCCAGGAGACGTTCGCCCTGCTTGAAGCGGCCCTAAGGGATGCCCAGACCAGCGGACGCGCGCGAACCTACGTCGGCGCGTTGAAGCTGCGCGCCCGGGCAACCGAGCAATACGGGGACCTGAAAGAGGCCCTCACACGGTGGCAGCAGGCGCATGCTGCCGAGACAGAGGTGCTCCGCGCCGAGGCAGAGAGGCGCACCATGGAATTGACTGCGCGCGGCGAACTGGAAAAGGCTCGCGCCAGGCTCGAACGGGAGCAGGCGCGCTATGAGGCGGAGCGTGACGCCAAGGAAAAGCAGGCCAGGGAACAGATGGTCCGCTTGAAAGAGCTGGAACGCCTGGCCCTTTACGACGCGCTCACGCAGCTTCCCAATCGTCTGCTGCTCTCCGAGCGAGTCAACGCCGCCCTGAAAAGCGCCGCTCAGCAGGGAAAGCAGGTGACGATTGGCGTTCTCGATCTCAACAAATTCAAGCAGGTGAACGATACCCATGGTCACCAGACAGGAGACCTGCTGCTTCAGCAAGTCGCTCAGCGGTTGACCGACGCTGTGGACTTCAGCCACACCGTGGCCCGGACGGGCGGCGATGAGTTTGTGGTGTTGATGCCCGGAGTCGATGACCGGGACACGCACGAGGTCGCCCGGCGATTATTACAGGTTTTTGATGACCGGTTCTACCTTGACGGGATCGAACTTGCCATGCGGCCCAGTCTGGGGCTGGCGCGTTATCCTCAGGACGCTTCGGATATGGCTGGCCTCCTGGAGCGTGCCGACCATGCGATGTACCGCGCCAAAGCTCGAGGCAGCGGCTTCGAGTTTGGAGACGTCTCGGTTGGGCTTGCGCCAGCGACCCTGGAGGCCGCACTGCACGGCGCGCTGAGGGCCGGTGAAATGCATCTCGAGTATCAACCTCTCGAGGACGATGGTGGGCGCTGGACCGCAGTGGAGGCGCTGCTGCGCTGGCGCAGTCCCATCTACGGGAACGTCACGCCTGACCAGTTCATGCCGCTGGCCGAGCGGAGTGGCCTGAGTCTGTCCCTGGGTGAATGGACCCTGAAACAGGCGTGCGCTGAGCTGGCGCGCTGGCCGTCCTTGCTGGTGGCTGTGAACATCTCCGCACGTCAGCTGGCTGATCCTGGCCTGCCACATCACGTTCAGCGGGCCTTGCAGGAGGCCGGAGTCGCCCCGGAGCGTCTGGCCCTGGAGGTGCGTGAAGAGGAGGTGGCCCGCGCGCCGGAGAGGTCGCACCTGGCCCTCGCCGAATTGCGCGCACTGGGCGTCCAGCTGACCCTGGATGATTTCGGGGGAGGCCATGCCAATTTTGCGGGCCTGCCCCAGCTTCCTGTCCACGCCGTGAAGCTCGACCGCGCCCTCGTTCACGGAATGGAGACCGGGGCACGGGAACTCGCCCTGGTCCAGGCCGTCACGGATCTTGCCCGGGCCCTGGACCTGATCGTGATTGCAAAGGGCGTCGAGACCTCAGCCCAGCGCACGCATTTGAAAGCGATGGGCGTCAGGAGGTTGCAGGGCTTTCTCGTGGCTGCTCCCCTGAGTTTGGACGCCTTCCGTCGCTACATGAACGCCCACGTAGGCACATCGGTTCGGTCAGAATCACTGGCATCGTAG
- a CDS encoding carboxypeptidase-like regulatory domain-containing protein has protein sequence MQTKSITKVAAVLLALTAGSALAVPGKPVPGSVQGQVLDSRGQPLEGVQVWIKPVVTTGVAEVLTDEQGRYEVTGLPPVGYQALAWLQVPYQGKMFCSRLAHPKTSDYNTFNPRDGLIRNFRWQLSGRIPGNEDYSDLGYFGGSLPLMAGFGQERWATQNDEIELQLTPVGPLIDGSAGKPLTRRAPARGMVLDVPIGTYRVKATFISATGKREPLQVSDSDGHYAGEATVHFTPSGTLCKGTSGGAPGRAYVYWKFI, from the coding sequence ATGCAAACGAAATCGATAACCAAGGTGGCCGCCGTACTCCTCGCCTTGACGGCAGGCTCTGCCCTCGCCGTACCCGGCAAGCCCGTCCCCGGCAGCGTGCAGGGCCAGGTCCTTGACTCCCGTGGACAGCCGCTGGAAGGCGTTCAGGTGTGGATCAAACCTGTCGTCACCACCGGCGTCGCCGAGGTGCTGACCGATGAACAGGGCCGCTACGAGGTCACGGGTCTTCCACCCGTCGGTTACCAGGCCCTCGCGTGGTTGCAGGTGCCGTACCAGGGAAAAATGTTTTGCTCCCGCCTTGCCCACCCCAAGACGTCGGATTACAACACCTTCAACCCGCGGGACGGTTTGATTCGCAACTTTCGCTGGCAGCTCTCGGGCCGCATTCCCGGCAATGAGGACTACAGCGACCTGGGTTATTTCGGCGGCAGCCTCCCCCTGATGGCCGGGTTCGGTCAGGAACGCTGGGCCACCCAGAATGACGAAATCGAGCTTCAGCTCACGCCGGTGGGCCCCTTGATCGACGGCAGCGCAGGCAAGCCCCTGACCAGGCGCGCCCCTGCCCGGGGCATGGTCCTCGACGTGCCCATCGGGACCTACCGTGTCAAGGCGACGTTCATCAGCGCAACCGGCAAACGCGAACCCCTCCAGGTTTCCGATTCCGACGGGCACTATGCGGGCGAAGCGACCGTTCACTTCACTCCCTCGGGGACCCTTTGCAAGGGGACGAGCGGCGGCGCTCCTGGCCGTGCATACGTCTACTGGAAGTTCATCTGA